A window from bacterium encodes these proteins:
- a CDS encoding choice-of-anchor D domain-containing protein, translating to MREAINYANGNSGPDTIRFAIPAQSTINISGALPALTDSYTVIDGHTDLDNIPDIQIAGAAGVDGLIINSSHNVITGLIWSGFEFFNPIQGIAITISSINAHHNRIIGNYIGTDIAGVAAYANRQGVFIDNGAHHNVIGDGTISGRNVISGNVFYGIVMSGIGTDSNVVLGNFIGTDATGISSLGNSEGIFILFGPQGNQIGNGTLSGRNLISGNVSTGIHIEEASNNHVLGNFIGLNLNGDPLGNYVGIGLYSGAKNNRVGDGTAGGRNIISNNSWEGVAISSSGSSSDGNLILGNFIGTDTLGTSAMPNNGNAVSITGGDGGTAHYNFVGDGTVSGRNIISGNAGRGIEINTDSNTVFGNYIGVDVTGNSAMGNTGHGILVTNAYANIIRNNVISDNGSSESFGGGLVLDNAHNHIITGNFIGLNASGTAAIPNRIGGGGGSGLLLDNGSSFNQIGDGTVAGRNVIGDNGSGGDAADNIDVVSGSNHNTFAGNYVGTDITGAVGLASTARVGFYFVNSYRNQIGVPGVDGGNVIAGHASGPGIEFYDADSNEVRNNKIGLAFDGSALGNDIGINIIGGSSHNKIGGNGAGDRNVISSNNSQGISISDIGSDSNYILGNFVGVDPVGTADFGNSLGILIGSGATGNFIGDGQPGGRNIISGSAQEGVLINGADGNFVYGNFIGTDITGTVAIQNNNGVMVQNGNRNIIGDEGPNRGNLISGNNFFGALVYAVFADARDNVVRGNKIGTQMDGISPLPNGIHGIRVYANSGNATNDSIIANTIAFNTSFGIEIEGNGPKADSNIVFKNSIFNNASGGINHVATAQGFVWDPVITTIDIDSTVHGIAASNALVHLYADAGNQGQFYLDTVRASGSGNWARKVPLFAGYNLTALQDSAHNTSRFSAPLAAIVLNPLLVTSLADDSTIGSLRYAIGYANSNSAPDTIRFAAAFTTGDTIYVDKPLPNVTDSLTMIDGGPIKMNIAASGSFTGFSIMSLRAPKITLHNLTFDGRGIAQRAMFFDNAGLGAYFGILENSRVINFTTVGVQGDISWVTIQNNWIAVNGLAGIAPGPFWVVRGNMIGTDETGNADYGVQQIGVALTAYPGTRVGGANVIDRNIISGNDSAGILIDNSQFNMIEGNYIGTNVSGNAAIANETGIRVLNNSHHTQIGSPIAGGGNVIAGNLTYGIYFQNSDTCSVQNNFVGINAAGNTALGNLQDGIGISNSRQTKIGGALPFDRNIISGNADEGIELAGDNNFIVGNYIGTDAAGNAAIANVSGVGVFGKFNKIGDGTASGINVISGNSLTGIYFQNADSNLMSGNFVGVAADGVTPLANLAGGVSIDVNSDRNTIGDTVSNVFTNVISSNVGSGISVSGRKNIVAGNFIGTDSNAVLNLGNTGEGVFVLNGSSVDTIGLNVIAHNGANGLRYDGGATDSNWTYANSIFNNTLSGIAITSGAQQGIAKPVILNLAQDSILSGLAAPNAMIYVFADSSDEGKLFIDTTRANAAGQWFKKVNLGALPIGLDSLTVLQDSSQNSSEFSLPISTIILDPLLVTNTNDAGTGSLRDAITYANSNAGADTIRFALPLIGQTITIISTLNVTDDSTVIDGDIDGDNIPSITIAASVPGFHGIQLSSQRNTIKHLNMVGFGNTNIAAILAVASSYNRIIGNRIGTNLAGTAAGAPNFIGIWLHIGSKYNTIGDTLASGRNIISGNARPIAITFNSDSNLIIGNYIGTDVTGLSPIGNTDWGIELTSTVKHNRIGNGKANGRNIISANTSQGILIGSNSDSNAVIGNYIGVAADGATAMSNSVGIGVMQGSRGNRIGDGTVGGRNIISGNSSNGISLLVDAAQTIIDGNFIGLSTTGLPVGNGFRGVELSSNASGDSVTNNTIAYNGAEGVIIDGATTDSNIVFKNSIFNNGGAGVSVINGGQQGIVPPVITNVFYDSTVVGTGAPNGLIHLYADTTNEGKVFLDSIRADGAGNWSKKVTIFAGMNITALQNVGLNTSAFSNAFQPIVGTIGLTPGSLSFGNVAVGDSVTQIVKIFAATGGMIVSGASLDLGAQYSISGFVIPDTLFSGDTMIVNVKFKPTVFSPTSDTLRLVNNSGLNPLKIALNGTGVSGSLTASVSPMNFSNVVWGDSVQQSVKIYSNGGAVSISGISLKTNNQFRIDSTLGPPTLFTGDTAVVFVTYKPNGFTTHIDTILVANNSGVNPLKIGMSGTGAGGVLATLTPNVYFGTVPVLDSAKMQIHLFVPHGYVQVNSAALKTGSHFQLVPLGTIPAVLGPGDTLKFESKFLPGVVAALFDSVIVNSNSLSAFSVRLDGNSIVPQVTPIRDTLYVIEDAKVMEQQPTTNFGSAGDIYVYGSNANGAGNYPNDQSKAYVKFNLASLPASADILSATLKVSSPNGFAYNYDPYHYAFFVTNDAWTEGSITWNTRPAQGTLLGQWFAWANGFNSWTYTLTSDPLRTQVAAERAGDGILSMAISNETGAYYHYYYSKEGTPNQNLWTQLIVDYLPSTLATLTPIQNMGSVQLGDSTTAVLKVFATAGTVTINAVNLQNGGDYSLNVGGGLPQVLNLNDTMYVTVKFKPTTFGAINDVVDIVNTTGVNPFQITLNGTGVVGTLASNISSINYGNVLVGDSVTQNVKFYTTLGAVAISDTAFNFGTHFSVAGPLTLPDTLFAGDTLTVPVKFRPRNFGALTDTLRVTNNSAASLMKIALNGTGLAGTLATLTPNVNFGSVQIGDSLTQAVKIYPATGGVLVSSANFKFGTQFNIGNALSLPRILYPGDTLFVDVEFKPTLTDTLRDTISIANNSITNPFRINLVARGAVGPIIASQTSINFGGIHIGDSLVTIVKLYPSTIGLLINSASMDFGSQFSLNSTPTLPNAFTIGDTLFMAVKFKPNNFGAFTDTIRVSSNALISPLSIVLNGTGLIGTLATTSTSVNFGVVQIGDSVQQVIKFYTTIGAVNVDSIKLDVNGDFKIVGITPGIPSILKQTDTLQATVKFKPSVLSTRTDSMRLFNNSGTNPFRLFLSGVGNSGTLATLPSSVNFNNVFVGDSAQQTVKVFSASGNITVSAVSLESGTDYQVVSVSSGLPHALPLGDTLLVVVKFKPKNFGSRSDRLVLNNNSLLNPVKINLSGTGTGGTLAFTPAAINFGNVLVTDSAVQTVKLFTTAGSAIVSSGLLDIGNDFTIQSVSGLPDTIATGDTIVAVIKFKPTVFGALSDTIRVSNNSTVDPLKLALTGAGQAGTLASLQSGVDFGSVMIGDSAAMQMKFYAATGQVVIDSVNLRYYDDLKLVNSGLPIVLTANTTDTLLVNVKFIPANYGNKLDTLQIWNNAAVNPFALRLDAFADTNAFPTAFRLKPVDNDNISGSRTPALTWEGRGDDDGDALNYTIQIATANDFLSIVQSLNAVDSMITVPSPLDSAGSYFWRVIASDGLSETYSDTGFFRIDAAQPEMIIAVLTSTVLKNAISIYAQSNEDLDSIAGAYGMHNTSGALTDSAALTLTAVAGQSGVYAMPFVLPSSGSLFLTVTGYDYGGNQTTISRSYNAIITTASAAVALTTRDGAVTLNGAKGSLANDGFILLSQQPKQKPSQLRKSIETNAWTEVGERIDLISTVELKKDKYLQLTVRYSGDALQSLKSRIDDFDERKIGLYFRDNGEWSYLGGEGAEGQITAKLDKFGELAMFYNPEHVFLPKKIELSQNYPNPFNPSTTIRFGLPDEGKVKLTVYNILGQKVKELLSESRNAGYHEVRWDGKNEIGQQVATGVYIYRLETPKEIVAKKMLLVK from the coding sequence TTGAGAGAAGCCATAAATTATGCGAATGGCAACTCAGGGCCGGATACCATTCGTTTTGCTATTCCGGCGCAGTCAACCATCAATATCAGCGGTGCACTTCCTGCATTGACCGACTCGTATACTGTAATTGACGGACATACTGATCTAGATAATATCCCGGATATTCAAATAGCCGGTGCGGCCGGCGTCGATGGTTTGATTATCAATTCATCCCACAACGTTATTACAGGTTTGATTTGGAGCGGGTTTGAGTTTTTTAATCCGATTCAGGGAATCGCTATCACTATTTCGAGTATTAATGCCCATCATAATCGAATTATCGGCAATTACATCGGAACGGACATCGCCGGAGTTGCGGCTTACGCAAACCGGCAAGGTGTTTTTATAGACAACGGTGCGCATCACAATGTTATCGGAGACGGTACGATTTCAGGCCGGAATGTTATTTCCGGTAATGTCTTTTATGGAATTGTGATGAGCGGCATTGGAACGGATTCCAATGTTGTTTTAGGAAATTTTATTGGAACCGATGCGACCGGTATAAGCTCGCTTGGAAACAGCGAAGGAATTTTTATTTTATTCGGTCCTCAGGGAAACCAAATTGGTAATGGAACGCTTTCCGGCAGGAATTTAATTTCAGGCAATGTCAGCACAGGTATTCACATCGAAGAAGCAAGCAATAATCATGTATTGGGTAATTTTATCGGTTTGAATCTTAACGGCGATCCTTTGGGAAATTATGTTGGAATTGGCCTTTATTCGGGAGCAAAAAATAATCGCGTCGGCGATGGCACGGCCGGCGGCCGCAATATTATTAGCAATAATTCATGGGAAGGTGTTGCGATCAGTTCATCAGGCAGTTCATCTGATGGCAATTTAATCCTCGGCAATTTTATCGGAACGGATACTCTGGGAACCTCCGCAATGCCGAATAATGGTAATGCCGTTTCTATAACCGGCGGCGATGGAGGGACAGCTCACTATAATTTTGTTGGCGATGGCACCGTCAGCGGGCGTAATATTATTTCAGGTAATGCCGGACGTGGAATCGAAATTAATACGGATAGTAATACTGTGTTTGGAAATTATATAGGCGTTGACGTAACCGGCAATAGCGCCATGGGAAACACAGGGCATGGAATTCTTGTAACCAATGCTTATGCGAATATTATTCGCAATAATGTCATTTCCGATAATGGATCTAGCGAAAGTTTTGGCGGCGGTCTGGTATTGGACAATGCACACAATCATATCATAACGGGCAATTTCATAGGCCTCAATGCTTCAGGTACAGCCGCAATACCGAATCGAATTGGAGGAGGTGGCGGTTCGGGTCTTCTCCTTGACAACGGATCTTCCTTCAACCAAATCGGCGACGGAACAGTGGCGGGCCGCAATGTGATCGGCGATAACGGCTCGGGAGGCGATGCGGCCGATAACATTGATGTTGTCAGCGGTTCCAACCATAATACTTTCGCCGGTAATTATGTCGGGACGGACATAACAGGAGCGGTTGGATTGGCCAGCACTGCGCGGGTTGGATTTTATTTCGTCAATTCCTACCGCAATCAAATCGGTGTGCCCGGCGTCGATGGGGGCAATGTGATTGCCGGACACGCTTCCGGGCCTGGTATAGAATTTTATGATGCCGATAGCAATGAAGTGCGTAATAACAAAATCGGTCTGGCATTCGACGGATCGGCGCTTGGAAATGATATTGGCATCAATATAATCGGCGGCTCTTCGCACAATAAGATAGGTGGAAACGGCGCCGGCGACCGGAATGTTATTTCATCCAATAATTCGCAAGGTATTTCTATTTCTGATATAGGTTCCGATAGCAATTATATCCTGGGTAATTTTGTGGGTGTCGATCCGGTTGGAACAGCCGATTTTGGCAATTCCCTTGGAATTTTAATTGGCAGTGGGGCAACCGGCAATTTTATCGGTGATGGTCAGCCCGGCGGCAGAAATATTATTTCCGGCAGTGCTCAGGAAGGTGTTTTAATCAATGGCGCTGACGGCAATTTTGTTTATGGTAATTTTATAGGGACGGACATAACCGGTACTGTTGCAATTCAGAATAATAACGGCGTCATGGTTCAAAACGGTAACCGCAACATTATCGGCGATGAAGGTCCAAACCGGGGCAATTTAATTTCCGGTAATAATTTCTTCGGTGCGCTGGTGTATGCGGTGTTTGCCGATGCCCGCGATAATGTTGTTCGTGGCAATAAAATCGGAACGCAGATGGACGGCATTTCGCCTTTACCTAACGGTATTCATGGTATTCGCGTTTATGCCAATTCCGGTAATGCCACCAATGATTCGATCATTGCTAATACCATTGCATTCAATACGTCTTTCGGAATTGAAATCGAGGGTAACGGCCCGAAAGCGGACAGTAATATTGTTTTCAAGAATTCAATTTTTAATAACGCTTCCGGCGGAATCAATCATGTCGCGACGGCGCAAGGATTTGTCTGGGATCCTGTGATTACGACGATTGATATTGATTCAACCGTTCACGGCATTGCGGCATCGAACGCGCTGGTTCATTTGTATGCTGATGCCGGCAATCAGGGACAATTTTATTTGGATACCGTCCGTGCGAGCGGTTCCGGTAATTGGGCAAGAAAAGTTCCGCTGTTTGCAGGATATAATCTGACGGCATTGCAAGACAGCGCGCATAACACGTCCCGGTTCTCAGCGCCTCTGGCAGCAATCGTACTTAATCCATTATTGGTAACATCGCTGGCCGATGACAGTACAATTGGAAGTTTACGTTATGCGATCGGATACGCTAATTCGAATTCAGCTCCGGATACGATCCGTTTTGCGGCGGCGTTTACGACGGGTGACACGATCTATGTGGACAAACCTTTACCGAACGTAACTGACTCGCTGACGATGATTGATGGCGGCCCGATCAAAATGAATATTGCCGCATCCGGTTCTTTCACCGGATTTTCAATCATGTCCTTACGGGCTCCGAAGATAACGTTACATAACTTGACATTCGATGGACGTGGAATCGCACAGCGTGCGATGTTTTTTGATAATGCCGGACTCGGTGCGTATTTTGGTATTCTTGAGAATTCACGCGTTATAAACTTTACTACGGTTGGCGTGCAAGGCGATATTTCATGGGTTACTATTCAGAATAACTGGATTGCGGTTAACGGTTTGGCCGGAATTGCGCCAGGGCCATTCTGGGTTGTCCGCGGTAATATGATCGGAACAGACGAGACTGGCAATGCCGACTACGGAGTGCAGCAAATTGGTGTTGCGCTGACCGCTTATCCGGGAACGCGCGTCGGTGGTGCCAATGTTATCGACCGGAATATTATTTCCGGTAATGACAGCGCCGGTATTTTGATCGATAATTCGCAGTTCAATATGATCGAAGGTAATTATATCGGTACTAACGTGAGTGGTAACGCCGCGATAGCTAACGAAACCGGTATTCGCGTATTGAACAATTCACATCATACTCAGATCGGTTCGCCGATAGCCGGCGGCGGCAACGTGATCGCCGGTAATTTGACGTACGGTATTTATTTTCAAAATTCCGATACCTGCAGTGTGCAGAATAATTTCGTCGGTATCAACGCTGCCGGCAATACGGCACTTGGTAATTTGCAGGACGGTATTGGTATTTCCAATTCACGGCAAACTAAAATCGGCGGGGCTTTACCTTTTGATCGTAATATTATTTCCGGTAATGCCGACGAAGGTATTGAATTAGCTGGCGATAATAATTTCATCGTTGGTAATTATATTGGTACTGATGCGGCCGGTAATGCGGCAATTGCCAATGTCAGCGGCGTTGGCGTTTTCGGCAAATTTAATAAAATTGGCGACGGTACGGCATCAGGCATCAATGTCATTTCCGGTAATTCATTAACCGGGATTTACTTCCAAAATGCCGACTCCAATTTAATGTCAGGAAATTTTGTTGGCGTCGCCGCCGATGGCGTAACGCCATTAGCCAATCTTGCTGGCGGAGTTTCAATCGATGTCAATTCTGACCGCAACACTATCGGGGATACAGTTTCGAACGTTTTTACCAATGTGATTTCATCCAACGTCGGTTCAGGAATCAGTGTCAGTGGTCGTAAGAATATTGTAGCCGGTAATTTTATCGGAACGGATTCCAACGCCGTATTAAACCTCGGTAATACCGGTGAAGGAGTGTTCGTACTTAACGGTTCATCGGTCGATACGATCGGTTTAAATGTTATTGCGCATAATGGCGCCAACGGTTTACGTTACGATGGCGGCGCAACGGATAGTAACTGGACGTACGCCAATTCCATTTTCAATAATACATTATCCGGAATAGCTATAACCAGCGGCGCTCAGCAAGGTATTGCAAAACCTGTTATCTTAAATCTTGCACAAGATTCAATTTTATCCGGCCTTGCCGCGCCCAATGCAATGATCTATGTTTTTGCCGATTCGTCGGATGAAGGAAAACTTTTTATTGATACGACACGAGCGAACGCTGCAGGTCAATGGTTCAAAAAAGTCAATCTTGGTGCATTACCTATAGGATTGGACTCTTTGACGGTTCTGCAAGATAGCAGTCAAAACTCATCCGAATTTTCTCTGCCTATTTCGACAATCATTTTGGATCCGTTGCTTGTTACGAATACAAATGATGCGGGCACAGGGTCTTTGCGTGATGCGATCACGTATGCCAATTCCAATGCCGGTGCAGACACCATTCGTTTTGCGCTTCCGCTTATCGGCCAGACCATTACCATTATTTCAACTTTAAATGTCACCGATGATTCGACCGTGATTGACGGGGATATTGACGGCGATAACATACCAAGCATTACTATTGCAGCCAGCGTACCGGGATTTCACGGAATTCAATTATCCAGCCAAAGAAATACGATCAAACATTTGAATATGGTCGGCTTTGGTAATACGAATATTGCTGCGATTCTGGCGGTTGCAAGCTCGTACAATCGTATTATCGGCAATCGCATCGGAACGAATCTTGCCGGTACAGCCGCCGGTGCGCCTAATTTTATTGGAATTTGGCTTCACATCGGTTCTAAATATAATACGATCGGCGATACGCTCGCGTCGGGACGAAATATCATTTCCGGAAATGCACGGCCGATTGCCATAACCTTCAATTCTGACAGTAATTTAATTATTGGTAATTATATCGGTACGGATGTGACGGGTCTGAGTCCTATCGGTAATACCGATTGGGGGATTGAATTAACCAGTACTGTCAAGCATAACCGAATTGGCAATGGAAAAGCAAACGGTCGAAATATTATCAGCGCGAATACATCCCAGGGAATTTTGATCGGTTCTAATTCCGATAGCAATGCCGTGATCGGAAATTACATTGGTGTGGCGGCTGACGGCGCAACGGCGATGTCTAATTCGGTAGGTATCGGCGTCATGCAAGGTTCACGCGGCAATCGAATTGGCGACGGTACGGTCGGCGGACGGAATATTATTTCAGGAAATTCAAGCAACGGTATTTCCCTACTTGTTGATGCTGCTCAAACGATTATCGATGGAAATTTTATCGGCTTAAGTACAACGGGCTTACCAGTGGGAAATGGTTTCCGCGGAGTTGAATTAAGCAGCAATGCTTCCGGCGATTCGGTAACTAATAATACCATTGCCTACAATGGCGCTGAAGGCGTGATCATCGATGGCGCCACAACCGACAGTAATATCGTTTTCAAAAACTCTATTTTCAATAATGGTGGAGCCGGCGTATCAGTAATTAATGGAGGCCAGCAAGGGATAGTTCCCCCGGTGATTACAAATGTGTTTTACGATTCGACAGTTGTCGGTACGGGAGCGCCTAATGGGCTTATTCATCTTTATGCCGATACGACCAATGAAGGCAAAGTATTTCTGGATTCGATTCGGGCTGACGGCGCCGGTAACTGGTCGAAAAAAGTTACGATCTTTGCAGGTATGAATATTACGGCATTACAAAATGTCGGACTCAATACATCGGCATTTTCGAATGCATTTCAACCGATCGTCGGTACGATTGGTTTAACGCCGGGGAGCTTGAGCTTCGGCAATGTTGCGGTCGGCGACAGCGTAACGCAAATTGTTAAAATTTTTGCGGCGACCGGCGGCATGATTGTCAGCGGAGCTTCGCTTGATTTAGGGGCGCAGTATTCGATCAGCGGCTTCGTCATTCCGGATACACTTTTTAGCGGCGATACAATGATCGTTAATGTCAAATTCAAACCAACGGTGTTTAGTCCGACAAGCGATACCCTGCGTCTGGTGAATAATTCAGGCCTAAATCCTTTGAAGATTGCATTGAATGGCACGGGCGTCAGCGGTTCGCTGACTGCATCCGTGAGCCCGATGAATTTCAGTAATGTTGTGTGGGGAGATAGTGTACAACAAAGCGTAAAAATTTATTCCAATGGCGGAGCCGTTTCGATTTCCGGAATAAGTTTAAAAACTAACAATCAATTCAGAATAGACTCGACCTTAGGTCCGCCGACACTGTTTACCGGCGACACTGCGGTAGTATTTGTTACTTACAAACCCAATGGATTCACGACCCATATCGATACAATTCTTGTAGCCAATAATTCCGGTGTTAATCCATTAAAGATCGGAATGTCGGGTACCGGAGCGGGTGGTGTATTGGCAACGTTAACACCGAATGTGTATTTCGGTACCGTACCGGTTTTGGACAGTGCCAAAATGCAAATCCATTTGTTTGTTCCGCATGGTTACGTTCAGGTCAATAGTGCTGCTTTAAAAACCGGCTCCCATTTCCAATTGGTTCCGCTCGGTACAATTCCTGCCGTTCTCGGGCCAGGCGATACGCTAAAATTTGAATCAAAATTTTTGCCCGGCGTTGTTGCTGCGCTCTTTGATTCGGTAATCGTCAACAGCAATTCATTGAGCGCTTTCAGTGTTCGTCTTGATGGCAATAGTATCGTTCCGCAAGTCACGCCGATTCGTGATACGCTGTATGTCATTGAAGATGCCAAAGTCATGGAACAACAGCCAACGACCAATTTTGGTTCGGCAGGTGATATTTATGTTTACGGATCAAATGCTAACGGAGCGGGCAATTATCCTAACGACCAATCGAAAGCGTATGTCAAATTCAATCTTGCTTCGCTGCCGGCCAGCGCTGACATCCTCTCGGCTACATTGAAAGTTTCTTCACCTAACGGGTTTGCCTACAATTACGATCCGTACCATTATGCATTTTTTGTCACCAACGATGCATGGACCGAAGGAAGCATTACATGGAATACACGGCCGGCGCAAGGAACTTTGCTTGGGCAATGGTTTGCATGGGCTAATGGCTTCAACAGTTGGACCTATACGCTTACGAGCGATCCACTGCGCACGCAAGTCGCTGCAGAAAGAGCCGGCGACGGTATTCTGTCAATGGCGATTTCAAATGAAACCGGTGCATATTACCATTATTACTATTCCAAAGAAGGAACGCCGAACCAGAATCTCTGGACCCAATTAATCGTCGATTATTTGCCGTCGACGCTGGCAACCTTAACGCCGATTCAGAATATGGGCTCGGTGCAACTCGGCGATAGCACTACAGCAGTTTTGAAAGTTTTTGCGACAGCGGGAACGGTAACGATCAACGCGGTCAACTTGCAAAATGGCGGCGATTACTCGCTCAATGTTGGAGGCGGATTACCGCAGGTGTTGAATCTTAATGACACGATGTACGTGACGGTTAAATTCAAGCCAACAACTTTTGGAGCGATCAACGACGTCGTTGATATTGTCAATACGACCGGTGTCAATCCTTTCCAAATCACGCTGAATGGTACTGGTGTCGTCGGTACGCTTGCATCCAATATCTCGTCAATCAATTATGGCAACGTACTGGTCGGTGACAGCGTTACACAAAATGTTAAATTTTACACGACATTAGGCGCTGTGGCGATCAGCGATACGGCATTCAATTTTGGAACGCATTTTAGCGTGGCCGGTCCGTTGACTTTACCGGATACGCTTTTTGCGGGAGATACGCTGACCGTTCCTGTGAAATTCCGTCCGCGAAATTTTGGAGCTCTGACCGATACGTTGCGTGTGACCAACAACTCGGCAGCGAGTCTCATGAAAATCGCGCTCAACGGAACTGGTCTTGCCGGAACGTTGGCAACGTTGACTCCAAACGTTAATTTCGGAAGCGTGCAGATCGGCGACAGCCTAACGCAGGCGGTTAAAATTTATCCTGCTACCGGAGGCGTTTTAGTGAGCAGCGCCAATTTCAAATTTGGTACACAATTCAATATTGGTAATGCGTTATCATTACCGCGGATATTATATCCCGGCGATACGTTGTTTGTCGACGTTGAATTTAAGCCAACGCTGACGGACACTTTGCGCGATACGATTAGTATTGCCAATAATTCAATAACCAATCCTTTCAGAATCAACCTTGTTGCACGAGGCGCTGTAGGACCTATTATCGCATCGCAAACTTCGATCAATTTTGGCGGTATTCATATTGGCGACAGTCTTGTTACTATCGTCAAACTTTATCCGTCAACCATTGGATTATTGATTAATAGTGCCTCGATGGATTTTGGCAGTCAATTTAGTCTCAATTCAACGCCAACTTTGCCGAATGCGTTTACGATCGGCGACACTTTATTTATGGCGGTGAAATTCAAACCGAATAACTTCGGTGCGTTTACAGACACGATTCGTGTCAGCAGCAATGCATTGATCAGTCCGTTATCGATTGTGCTTAACGGTACCGGTTTGATTGGAACATTGGCAACAACCAGCACTTCTGTCAATTTCGGTGTTGTGCAAATCGGCGATAGTGTGCAGCAAGTTATTAAATTCTACACAACTATCGGCGCCGTTAATGTGGATAGTATCAAATTGGATGTGAATGGCGATTTTAAAATCGTCGGTATTACGCCCGGTATTCCGTCTATACTCAAACAAACCGACACGCTGCAGGCAACGGTGAAATTTAAACCTTCGGTGTTGTCGACGCGTACGGATTCGATGCGATTATTTAATAATTCAGGAACCAATCCATTCAGACTGTTCCTGAGCGGCGTTGGTAATTCCGGTACTCTTGCGACATTACCGTCCAGCGTTAATTTCAATAACGTATTTGTTGGCGACAGCGCTCAACAGACCGTTAAAGTATTTTCAGCCAGCGGCAATATAACCGTCAGCGCAGTGTCGCTCGAATCCGGAACGGATTATCAGGTTGTATCCGTCTCCAGCGGATTGCCGCATGCGTTGCCATTGGGCGATACGTTGCTAGTCGTGGTCAAATTCAAACCGAAGAATTTCGGAAGCCGGAGCGACCGATTAGTTTTGAATAATAATTCGTTATTGAATCCTGTGAAAATTAATCTGAGCGGAACGGGAACCGGCGGCACGCTTGCATTTACGCCGGCTGCGATCAATTTCGGCAATGTGCTCGTCACCGACAGCGCCGTTCAAACGGTCAAGCTATTCACAACGGCAGGCAGTGCCATTGTCAGCTCAGGGCTGCTAGACATAGGCAATGACTTCACAATCCAATCAGTTTCTGGATTACCGGATACGATCGCTACCGGTGATACCATTGTGGCTGTTATTAAATTCAAACCCACGGTTTTTGGTGCGTTGTCCGATACGATCCGCGTCAGCAATAATTCTACCGTTGATCCGCTCAAGCTGGCACTGACAGGCGCCGGTCAGGCGGGAACACTGGCATCGCTGCAATCCGGTGTTGATTTTGGTTCAGTGATGATTGGCGACAGCGCTGCTATGCAAATGAAATTCTATGCGGCGACCGGTCAGGTCGTTATTGATAGTGTGAATTTGCGCTATTATGATGATTTGAAATTAGTGAATTCAGGCTTGCCTATAGTTCTGACGGCCAATACGACCGATACTTTATTGGTAAACGTTAAATTCATTCCGGCGAACTACGGTAACAAACTGGATACGTTGCAAATTTGGAATAATGCGGCCGTCAATCCGTTTGCTTTGCGTTTGGACGCATTTGCGGATACGAATGCATTTCCAACTGCATTCAGGCTTAAACCGGTTGACAATGATAATATCTCCGGCAGCCGCACGCCAGCGCTGACATGGGAAGGCCGTGGTGACGACGATGGCGATGCATTAAACTATACGATACAAATTGCAACGGCCAACGATTTTCTGTCGATCGTACAATCGCTCAATGCCGTTGACTCGATGATAACCGTGCCTTCGCCATTGGATAGTGCCGGAAGTTACTTCTGGCGCGTCATTGCGAGCGATGGGTTAAGCGAAACATACAGCGATACAGGATTTTTCCGGATCGATGCAGCGCAGCCGGAAATGATCATCGCCGTTCTGACCAGCACTGTGCTGAAAAACGCGATCTCAATCTATGCGCAAAGTAATGAAGATCTTGATTCCATTGCCGGTGCTTACGGGATGCACAATACATCCGGCGCTTTGACCGATAGTGCGGCGTTAACGTTGACGGCCGTTGCGGGACAATCCGGAGTATATGCAATGCCATTTGTGCTGCCATCCAGCGGTTCGTTATTCCTCACCGTCACGGGTTATGACTATGGCGGTAACCAGACCACTATTTCCCGCAGTTATAATGCGATCATTACAACGGCCAGCGCTGCCGTCGCACTGACTACACGCGATGGCGCTGTTACGCTCAACGGTGCGAAGGGAAGTTTGGCTAATGACGGATTTATTTTATTGAGTCAACAACCAAAACAGAAGCCGAGTCAATTAAGAAAATCGATAGAAACTAACGCATGGACAGAGGTTGGAGAACGTATTGATCTTATCAGTACTGTCGAACTTAAAAAAGACAAGTATCTTCAACTGACGGTCCGTTATTCTGGCGACGCACTCCAGTCCCTGAAATCGCGAATCGATGATTTCGATGAACGTAAAATTGGTTTGTATTTCAGAGATAACGGCGAATGGAGTTATCTTGGTGGAGAAGGCGCTGAAGGCCAGATCACGGCTAAATTGGATAAATTTGGCGAATTAGCGATGTTCTATAATCCTGAACACGTGTTCTTGCCTAAGAAAATCGAGCTTTCGCAGAACTATCCGAATCCATTCAATCCGTCGACAACGATCCGGTTTGGATTGCCGGATGAAGGCAAAGTTAAATTGACCGTCTATAATATTCTTGGTCAAAAAGTGAAGGAGCTTCTGAGCGAGTCACGCAATGCCGGTTATCACGAAGTTCGCTGGGACGGTAAAAATGAAATCGGACAGCAGGTGGCAACAGGAGTATACATCTACCGCTTGGAGACGCCTAAAGAAATCGTTGCGAAGAAGATGCTCCTGGTGAAGTAA